A genomic segment from Streptomyces sp. NBC_01233 encodes:
- the galE gene encoding UDP-glucose 4-epimerase GalE, with protein MTFLITGGAGYIGAHVVRAMLLAGEKVVVLDDLSTGKEDRVPEGVPLVVGSVLDRLTLEKTIRAHKITGVVHLAGKKQVGESVEKPLYYYHENVHGLTVLLQAVAEAGVRNFLFSSSASVYGMPDVDLVTEETPCAPLSPYGETKLAGEWLVRAAGKAHGISTACLRYFNVAGAATPELADTGVFNLVPMVFERYDAGEGAKIFGDDYPTPDGTCIRDYIHVEDLAEAHVAAARKLAEWGAAGEYKDLTVNIGRGEGVSVAEMVALLNKNTGHDYAPVISPRRAGDPAKVVASADKITSELGWKARHDVREMVTSAWAGWEANKAARTDRHKDVHKA; from the coding sequence GTCGTCCGCGCGATGCTGCTCGCGGGGGAGAAGGTCGTCGTGCTCGACGACCTCTCCACGGGCAAGGAGGACCGCGTCCCGGAGGGCGTCCCGCTGGTGGTCGGCTCCGTCCTGGACCGGCTGACGCTGGAGAAGACCATCCGCGCGCACAAGATCACCGGCGTGGTGCACCTCGCGGGCAAGAAGCAGGTCGGCGAGTCCGTCGAGAAGCCGCTGTACTACTACCACGAGAACGTGCACGGCCTCACGGTCCTGCTGCAGGCCGTGGCCGAGGCGGGCGTCCGCAACTTCCTCTTCTCCTCCTCCGCCTCCGTCTACGGCATGCCCGACGTGGACCTGGTCACCGAGGAGACCCCGTGCGCGCCGCTGAGCCCCTACGGCGAGACGAAGCTGGCCGGCGAGTGGCTGGTGCGCGCCGCGGGCAAGGCGCACGGCATCTCCACGGCCTGCCTCCGCTACTTCAACGTGGCGGGCGCGGCGACCCCTGAGCTCGCCGACACCGGCGTCTTCAACCTGGTCCCGATGGTCTTCGAGCGCTACGACGCCGGCGAGGGCGCCAAGATCTTCGGTGACGACTACCCGACCCCGGACGGCACCTGCATCCGCGACTACATCCACGTCGAGGACCTCGCGGAGGCCCACGTGGCGGCGGCCCGCAAGCTCGCCGAGTGGGGCGCGGCCGGTGAGTACAAGGACCTCACCGTCAACATCGGGCGCGGCGAGGGCGTTTCGGTGGCCGAGATGGTGGCGCTCCTGAACAAGAACACCGGGCACGACTACGCGCCGGTGATCAGCCCCCGCCGCGCCGGCGACCCGGCGAAGGTCGTGGCCTCGGCCGACAAGATCACCAGCGAGCTGGGCTGGAAGGCCCGCCACGACGTCCGCGAGATGGTCACCTCCGCCTGGGCGGGCTGGGAGGCCAACAAGGCCGCCCGCACGGACCGCCACAAGGACGTCCACAAGGCCTGA
- a CDS encoding glycosyltransferase, translating to MSQETSTPGGRDVFIVSNNVDELGGVTTWSHQMARLFTDRGHHVHIVGIAPVAEEIRQKLPQDLPYAMTTLYDAHPPSARRLRGIKGRLNAPERRRQAARRAKMRVKAEQLSELLRAARPGGVVIVTQVWAMEWVALADTKGLTVIGMSHESFEASQKSTRGERVRRHYSEVDRLLVLTAEDADLWIRAGMENVASMPNPLPFMPDTPAPRTEKVVACVGRLAFEKGVDLLLDAWADAAPLHPDWVLRIYGAGAEEQALRAHCTSLGLDDSVEWMGSTGDVLGALRGASVFAQASRAEGFPITLLEAMAAGVPAAAFDCAPGVREIVEHGEDGLLARLGNTMELAGHLHTLMSDRELRDRLGDNAFHAVKRYSSADITDRWEELFTFLER from the coding sequence GTGAGCCAGGAGACCAGCACCCCGGGCGGCCGTGACGTCTTCATCGTCTCCAACAACGTCGACGAGCTCGGCGGCGTGACCACCTGGTCGCACCAGATGGCCCGGCTGTTCACGGACCGCGGCCACCACGTGCACATCGTCGGCATCGCCCCGGTCGCCGAGGAGATCCGGCAGAAGCTGCCGCAGGACCTGCCGTACGCGATGACCACGCTCTACGACGCCCACCCGCCGTCGGCCCGCCGGCTGCGCGGGATCAAGGGCCGGCTGAACGCACCCGAGCGGCGCCGTCAGGCGGCCCGCCGGGCGAAGATGCGGGTCAAGGCGGAGCAGCTGAGCGAGCTGCTGCGCGCGGCCCGGCCGGGCGGTGTGGTCATCGTCACGCAGGTCTGGGCGATGGAGTGGGTGGCGCTCGCCGACACCAAGGGGCTCACCGTCATCGGCATGAGCCACGAGTCGTTCGAGGCCAGCCAGAAGTCCACCCGCGGCGAGCGGGTCCGCCGCCACTACTCCGAGGTCGACCGGCTGCTGGTGCTGACGGCCGAGGACGCGGACCTGTGGATCCGGGCGGGCATGGAGAACGTCGCCAGCATGCCGAACCCGCTGCCCTTCATGCCCGACACCCCGGCCCCGCGCACGGAGAAGGTCGTGGCGTGCGTCGGCCGCCTCGCCTTCGAGAAGGGCGTCGACCTGCTGCTCGACGCATGGGCGGACGCCGCGCCGCTCCACCCCGACTGGGTCCTGCGGATCTACGGGGCGGGCGCGGAGGAGCAGGCACTGCGGGCGCACTGCACGTCGCTGGGCCTGGACGACTCCGTGGAGTGGATGGGCAGCACCGGCGACGTGCTGGGCGCCCTGCGCGGGGCCTCGGTCTTCGCCCAGGCCTCACGGGCCGAGGGCTTCCCGATCACGCTGCTGGAGGCGATGGCGGCGGGCGTTCCGGCGGCCGCCTTCGACTGCGCGCCGGGCGTGCGGGAGATCGTCGAGCACGGCGAGGACGGGCTGCTGGCCCGGCTGGGCAACACGATGGAGCTCGCCGGGCACCTGCACACGCTGATGTCCGACCGTGAACTGCGCGACCGGCTCGGCGACAACGCCTTCCACGCGGTGAAGCGGTACTCCAGTGCCGACATCACCGACCGGTGGGAAGAGCTGTTCACCTTCCTGGAGCGCTGA